CAGCCACTGCCACCAACTCACTCCTGCTCATCTCCCGGCTTCCCAGCTCCTCCTCACCACAGCAATCCCCGACCCCAGGCCCTCAAGCTGGCCCAACCAACGGAGGTCACCTCGCCCCAAGGCTGCCTGAGGAGCCTCCCACTTGGAGGCAGCAAGGTCGGGACTCCTGTGTGTCCACAGCCAACCCCAGCTGGGCGAACTCTCTGTGGACGCTGCCAACACCTCAAGGCCCCAGCACAAGGGCAGCTGTCTCTTCTCCACCCAACCACCCTCACCTAAACCAAATGAGAAACACAGTGGGGGAGGAAATCTAAGACAGGGGTTCAGACTGCAATCTTGCATCCCAAGGCCCTCTTCCCCTGTACCGTTCATTGCATTTTCACAGCATTCCTCTCCCTTCTCCACCATGGGCACAGTAGCTCCAGACACAGCCAAAGTCCATCCAAAAAAAAACGactggaattttttatttaaatcagcAAAACTCACATTCCTCAAGCCCCAAACCCTGGAGGGCAGCCCTCCCTCCTCTGTCCCCTCATCCCGCCCCCCTCCCTTAGCCACAGCAAGGGGAATGGAAAATGAGAAGCCAAGGGGGCCTCCACTGGGGAGGGCTGCCCCCGATGTGTGGTGAGCGCAGTCCAGCTGTGGCTGGGGTGGCAGCTGCCACAGGCCCCTCCCTATAAATTAGGTCCTTGCAGCCACAGCTGTGGGGGAGGTGGAAGGAAGGCCATTTGGCATCAGAAGTCCagaaggcaaggaatggattGAGGGCACACAGCCCTGGGAatagaggctggagagaaagaaaaaaggaattggGCAAGGGATGAGGCCCCCAAAATTTGGTCCTAGGGAAAAAGAAGAGGCCAGTTGGTCCAGTTTGGGTGGGTTTGGAGAAGGGAATGTATTAATAAGCATGGGGGAGAAGCTGCCATTGGGCACCCCCAGAGATGATAGGATGGGCCAGGCCCCCACCCTGACAGAGAGGAGCTTGAGAACTCCGGCGAGTGTCAGGGAATGTGACTGCtaaaatacacaaacacacacacatatatatatattaaccatTCACGGgcgggcaggggcagggtgggggcagcaTCAGAGGATCTGGCGTGGCATCCCGTAGCCGGTCATGCCTGCTTGAGACGCCCCGCGGTTGGTGCCCATCTGTAACCCAATCACGTTCTTGCCCTCTTGCAGCTGGTTGTCAGAGAAGTTCCGGGGGTTCTCCTTGGATTTCCTGGGTGGGAAGGGAGTGCTTGTTAGGAGGAGATCAGAGGCTGCTCCCATAAATCACTTCCCTGAGCACCAGCTTCACCATGGGCTCAAGCGCTGGCTCCCCCTCTGCCCCCGAGAGAGCCCTTAAGCTCTCCAAAGCCAGTTCCTCATCTCTCAGACGGGACAATCACTTGCCATCCCAGAGGGAGCTGTGAGGATTTAGGGAGATGACAAGTGTCAAAGTGTTTTGTAAAGGGCCAGCTGCTAGAGAAACATCGGCTGGGACAGGAAGGGGCAGGGAGGCTGTGCCTGTCTGagtgctgcagctgccccagcaATACTTACTTAGGAAACCAGTTGGGATCCCCAGAGAAGAGCCCATCGTCCCGGGCTACCGCCAGCCCACCCAGATTCATCAGTGTCCGCTGTACACAAGCCATGTTCTTCCCTGGGAAGGAGAAGAGGACGTGTTGATCTTGACAGGATTAGGGCCCTTAGATGCCAGAGTTCTACCTCCATCGCTAAGCCAGCCAGCAACCCTGGCCTCCTAGTTCTTTTTACACTTCCTCCCCATATCCTTTCTCTACCCTAAACCCCAACATGGCCAACTTCCCCATAAAACACACGCATATAGCCCTCTTTGTCCTCAAGGAAAACCTGTCCCTTCTCCCTGGTCCAAATGGCCCAGCCCAGTCTCTGGTCTCCCAGAGAACAGCTCCCGAGGCCCTGGCCCACCTTCCCAGAGGTCCACAGTCTGGAAGATGTCGGTAGTGTTAATGCCGTAGCGCTCAGCTGCTTGCAGGAACTGAGAGATCTGCTCCATCTGCTTGAAGGCCATAGTGGAGGATTGGATCTTCTTGACAGGGGCCTGACCCTCAGGATACAGTCCGTTAATAAGCTCACACAGCACCTGAGTGAAGAACAGAGGGTTTGCAGAGACTGAGGACATGCCTACTGCCCCCATGCACTAGAGGCAGGGGACCAGAGAGGTTTTTCTTCTACCTGAAGGCTGCTCAGACTCCAGCATTTGGAAGAAGCCCCAAGGGTCCTTCTTGCCCAGTCCCCTGCCTCTAAGCCCAGTATGAAAAGCCACTGTTTAGTCTTTCCTGGCTCTTCCAGTATTTCTCTGACTCTCCCACGATTCTTTCTTAAGAGATATTCTTCCCTAGTGTCACCTAGGACCTTCCTGCTGCAGGGAAAGTACAGTTACGCTCACCCTTCACTTGgtggagagagaagaaagtgTGGATTCTCTGCATGATAAAGATTTCAGGTTTAGGAAGAAGTTGGGATGGGTGCCCTCAGTCTTCAGACCTAGCCCTGTTCCCCCAGCACTGGCAAGACTGAGGTGGGCCGAGCTCTCACCGTGCCATCCTTGAGCCAGTTCTGGAAGTTCTCACGCCCAGGCTGGGGCCGGCCCACGTCCTTGCGGCACTGGGTGGTGATCCACTGGATCAGGATCTGCTCCAGGTCCATATCATACTGTTTCTCGATCTTCTGCTGCACCTCCCGACTGAGACCATAGGCAGGTCCCCTGTTGGCCATGCTGCAGGGTGGTGGGTAGCTGAGGAGAAGACACACCAGGCCTGCAGTCAGCACTCTGCTGCCCCTAGGACAGGGTATTCTGCCTGCAGTGACACACACCATCTACCCCAGGGTGGGCCGCAAAGGTGAGGTCAGAGCTGCTGCCAAGTGAGAGAGATCTTTGCCTTGACCCTGGCTATGGGCCAGAACAGCACTGCTCAGAAGCCTGGGTGGTATCGTGGAGCCATGCAGACTGTCTCTGGAGACCCGCATCCCAATGAAAAGCTGTCTGTTTATTATATTGAGGTTCCCTAGTAGATTTTATTTGAACATATGCTTCTACtactagaaagaaatataaaatgaagtaTAAAACCTACTTGAGTAGAATAAGGGGTCAATGAGTCCAAGACTGGGAGTTCAACCCCATTTGGCTGCTCAGGTTTAATAAAGGCAAACTGCTcattctaaccctaaccctgatcTTTGTAGCCCTAGAAGGAGAATTAttcaggaagaggaggaagaaaatggaGCAGCTTGGGAAACCTGTGCTAGGAGCTGGAGGGTTGGATGGATCTACCCTCAATCAACCACTAGCTTttaattgagcatttactattCATACTAAGGATGGTAGAAAAGACACAAATCCTTCATCCTAAAGTTGCCCACAGTGCATCACGGAGACAAAGTTTAGTACAAAAGAATAAAGACTGTACACAATGAATGCAGTTCAGACCACGTGCTGCAGGGATTCAGATAAGAATATCTGAATATTAGATAAGAATCTAAGAATATCTGCAAGTTAGTCTGGGAGGGCTTCCTGAAAGAGGTAGGTCCGAGGAGGCCCTTAAATGATTTCAGCAGACAAAAGGAACTTCCCATGAGAAACAAGGTagtaaaagtgaattttatttccctttaagAGCTATGGTAGGTACAACCACAGGTGCCTAAAGGTGGCCATGGCCTcattcccagaacctgtgaatatgttaccttacatggcaaaagggactttgcaaatgtaattaggTTAAGGGTCTTGAGATGGGGCGAGTACTCTGGGTCATCCAGGTGGGctcaatgtaatcacaaaggtTCTTATAAGCTTTAGACGGAGGCAGGAAAGTCAAGAGTCAGAGAAGATGTGACGATGGAAACAGATGTGGAGCCATGAGCCAAGCAATGCATGctctctagaagctggaaaaggcaagacaATGGGTTCTTCCtcgagcctccagaaggaatgcagccgTGCCTGATTTTAGCTTAGTGAGACCCCTGCTCGACGTCTGACCTCTAGAACTTGTGTACTCTTAAGCCACTGAGTTTATTGCTATTGCCAACAGCAATAGAAGCCTTGGGTAGTGTTCTCAGGGAAACCGTGGAAAACAGGGAAGGATGGGGAAATACACAGGAAGGTTTCTTTAACTTAATTTGAGGACTTTGGTTAGTGAGACCTAGGTGGTTTCCTGACCACTGGCCTGAGCTCACTGCAGGCAGCctgtccccacccaccccctcacCACAGGTCCCATGCCTAAGGCAGGACCCATGCCTAAGGCCTGTCCAGTGAGTGCGGGGAGTACTGCTGATGCCCGGGGGGAGCCCAAACCAGAGAAGGGAACACAGTCCCATTTCCTGCCCTAACCCCTCCCCGGATgggctcttcctcctgctctgaCATAGGGCCAGCCCTCACAAAAGAGGATCTCCAAGGACAGGCACCTGttcaagaagaggaaaaggagccAGCCCTTCGCCCACACCTGGCCTGGCCCGACCGGATTTGAGAGATGAAGTCACTCTGGCTGGGCCCTCCAAAGCGCCCCAGGTTAAATAACCCCACCACCCTCTCCACGGGCCTTGGGGCTCTACTCCTATACAAGAAGCCAGTGGACAGGAGCAGCATCTGTGGACACTCACACCTCCCAGCCCCAAAGCCCCAGGCAGGCCTTTAATGGGGGCGGGGGGTGTCTCAGGCCaatcccctcccccatcctccaGCATAGCTGCTCCTTCCGACTCCAC
This is a stretch of genomic DNA from Tamandua tetradactyla isolate mTamTet1 chromosome 4, mTamTet1.pri, whole genome shotgun sequence. It encodes these proteins:
- the TAGLN2 gene encoding transgelin-2, with product MANRGPAYGLSREVQQKIEKQYDMDLEQILIQWITTQCRKDVGRPQPGRENFQNWLKDGTVLCELINGLYPEGQAPVKKIQSSTMAFKQMEQISQFLQAAERYGINTTDIFQTVDLWEGKNMACVQRTLMNLGGLAVARDDGLFSGDPNWFPKKSKENPRNFSDNQLQEGKNVIGLQMGTNRGASQAGMTGYGMPRQIL